The window TACTGGCGTGGTCGGCGTTCGGGAAGCGTCCCCGCACGAGCCCGTGGCAGAGCGCCCTGCTCCTGCTCCTGCCGGGCGTCGTGTTCCTGTTGGCGATGCCGTATGCGCTGCTGGACCTGCCGGCCTTCCTCAGTGGGGCGGGCGCCGAGGTGCGGCACTATCGGGTCGACGGCCACGGACCGCTGACCATCGAGCCGGGCTGGCAGCAGATCCGGTTCCAGGCCGCCGAGCTCTGGCGCAAGGCGGGTCCGGGGTGCCTTCTGGCGCTCGCGGGCCTGGCGCCGATCTGGAAGCGGAAGGCGGTCCTCTGGGCGCTCGTCGCGCCGGCGGCCTACTTTCTGTTCATGATTCAGATGCGGGTCGACTCGCACCGGAACTTCCTGGTGCTCTATCCCTACTTTGCGATCCTGCTCGGCTTCGGCATCGTGTTTCTTCATCGGCTTTGCCAGGATGGCGATGGTGGACGGTGGCGATCTCGTTGGCTCATGCGCTGGCCCATGCGCTGGTTGGCAGTCGCGCTCGCCGTCGTCGCGTTGGCTCTTCCCGCCTGGCAGTCGATTTCGGCAGCCGTTACACTGAGCCGGCAGATCGAGACCCGATCGGAAGCGGTGCTCAAAATCAATCGGGCCAAGGTCGACGGTTTCGAAAGGGCGGTGGTTGCCGTCGAGCTGGGGGTCCATCCATTGGATCTGAAGAAGCTCGAGCTGCCCTACGAGCTGGTTTCCACTACCAAGTTCCGCAGTCTCATGCCCAGGGCTCCGCGCACGCTCTTCGTCATGCCGGAAAGCGTCGATTTCGCGGAGAGTTACTCGACCAAAGGGCGAGTGCAGCTGGCCGCGGCGCTGGATCGCCTCAAACGCGAGCTGCCGGAAGAGCGAATCGTCGAGCGCATCGGCGGGGAAGCGGACCGCTCCGTCCACCGCACCGGGGAGCCGGTGTTTCAGTTATCCGGAGTGACCCGACTCGACTTCTATTCGGTGAACCCGGTCATCCTCCTGGTTTCGGGCGGTGGCGATCCGGCGCGGCCGGATGCACCGTCTTCTTGATCCACCGCGCCCACACCGGTGAGCTCAGAGGCTTCCATCGCCGGGGCTCAAGAGGCCGGCTTGCCGGATTTGCTCGCCGATCGCCCGAGCGGCGAGCGCGGCTCCGGCCACGTTCCAGTGGGGGTCGTCGTGGAAGCAGTGCGGGTGCACCTCGGTGGCTCGAAAAGCCTCGAGCAGCGACAGGACCGGGTACGGCAGCTCGTCGGCCGATTCCGAGAAGAGGCGAAACGGCTCCAGGACGTATGGACCGAGAGGCTCGTAGAGCTCCCTTTCCCAGCTATTGGGGCTTTCGACCTCGGAGTATTGATAGTT is drawn from bacterium and contains these coding sequences:
- a CDS encoding glycosyltransferase family 39 protein; this encodes MLPSESVVEGAEPLKGGADPNRDREGEQSGGRTWRVLALASVLLLAFLLRAPFAGAGLPYLHHWNEPESASTALRMMTSGDLNPHFFNYGTLPIYLNLGVDVLNYFRLMGKPADAESHLSSLNEIEFSLDGKKRWMVSHPSFYHWNRLVSVLFGVATVLSVYFLGSALAGPVQGHLAALWLAVVPFHIMHSARITPDDAVTFLTLNVVLCSVLFVKRERLSDLAMAFVFAGLACATKYNVATMMVLPLALLAWSAFGKRPRTSPWQSALLLLLPGVVFLLAMPYALLDLPAFLSGAGAEVRHYRVDGHGPLTIEPGWQQIRFQAAELWRKAGPGCLLALAGLAPIWKRKAVLWALVAPAAYFLFMIQMRVDSHRNFLVLYPYFAILLGFGIVFLHRLCQDGDGGRWRSRWLMRWPMRWLAVALAVVALALPAWQSISAAVTLSRQIETRSEAVLKINRAKVDGFERAVVAVELGVHPLDLKKLELPYELVSTTKFRSLMPRAPRTLFVMPESVDFAESYSTKGRVQLAAALDRLKRELPEERIVERIGGEADRSVHRTGEPVFQLSGVTRLDFYSVNPVILLVSGGGDPARPDAPSS